One genomic region from Colletotrichum lupini chromosome 7, complete sequence encodes:
- a CDS encoding pyruvate kinase, which translates to MAATAKDHLDVGGKIAWLSSLDTAYQPEKNYRRSSIICTIGPKTNSVEAINALRKAGLNVVRMNFSHGSYEYHQSVIDNARAAEKAQPGRQIAIALDTKGPEIRTGNTKNDEDLPISAGKILNFTTDEQYATACDTDNMYVDYKNITKVIEPGRIIYVDDGVLAFDVLSVKDDKTVEVRARNNGFISSKKGVNLPNTDVDLPALSEKDKNDLRFGVKNNVDMVFASFIRRGQDIKDIRDVLGPEGKHIQIIAKIENRQGLNNFEEILTETDGVMVARGDLGIEIPAAEVFAAQKKMIALCNRAGKPVICATQMLESMIKNPRPTRAEISDVGNAITDGADCVMLSGETAKGSYPNEAVSEMHEACLKAENTIPYVSHFEEMCTLVKRPVSVVESCAMAAVRASLDLNAGGIIVLSTSGESARLLSKYRPVCPIFMVTRNASASRYAHLYRGVYPFLFPEAKPDFSKVNWQEDVDRRIKWGVEHALELNVVSKGDTLVVVQGWKGGMGNTNTLRIVKADPEHLGIGTL; encoded by the exons ATGGCTGCTACCGCCAAGGACCATCTCGATGTCGGCGGCAAGATCGCATGGCTCTCCAGCCTCGATACCGCCTACCAGCCCGAGAAGAACTACCGCCGTTCTTCCATCATCTGCACCATTGGCCCCAAGACCAACTCCGTCGAGGCCATCAACGCTCTGCGCAAGGCCGGTCTGAACGTTGTTCGCATGAACTTCTCC CACGGCAGCTACGAGTACCACCAGTCCGTCATTGACAATGCCCGCGCCGCCGAGAAGGCTCAGCCCGGCCGTCAGATCGCCATTGCCCTCGACACCAAGGGCCCCGAGATCCGCACCGGAAACACGAAGAACGATGAGGATCTCCCCATCTCCGCCGGCAAGATCCTGAACTTCACCACCGATGAGCAATACGCCACGGCTTGCGACACCGACAACAT GTACGTCGACTACAAGAACATCACCAAGGTCATTGAGCCCGGCCGTATCATCTACGTCGACGATGGTGTCCTCGCCTTCGATGTCCTCAGCGTCAAGGATGACAAGACCGTCGAGGTCCGCGCACGCAACAACGGCTTCATTTCCTCCAAGAAGGGTGTTAACCTGCCCAACACCGATGTCGATCTTCCCGCCCTTTCCGAGAAGGACAAGAACGATCTCAGATTCGGCGTCAAGAACAATGTCGACATGGTCTTTGCCTCCTTCATTCGCCGCGGCCAAGACATCAAGGACATCCGCGATGTTCTCGGCCCCGAGGGCAAGCACATCCAGATTATCGCCAAGATTGAGAACCGTCAAGGCCTCAACAACTTCGAGGAGATCCTCACCGAGACTGACGGTGTCATGGTCGCCCGTGGTGATCTCGGTATCGAGATTCCCGCCGCCGAGGTCTTCGCTGCCCAGAAGAAGATGATCGCCCTCTGCAACAGAGCCGGCAAGCCCGTCATCTGCGCTACCCAGATGCTCGAGTCCATGATCAAGAACCCCCGCCCTACCCGTGCCGAGATCAGTGACGTTGGTAACGCTATCACCGACGGTGCCGACTGTGTCATGTTGTCCGGCGAGACCGCCAAGGGCAGCTACCCCAACGAGGCCGTTTCCGAGATGCACGAGGCCTGCCTCAAGGCCGAGAACACCATCCCCTACGTTTCCCACTTCGAGGAGATGTGCACCCTGGTCAAGCGCCCCGTCAGCGTTGTCGAGTCATGCGCCATGGCCGCTGTCAGAGCTTCCCTCGACCTGAACGCTGGCGGCATCATCGTTCTCTCCACATCTGGAGAGTCTGCCCGCCTTCTGTCCAAGTACCGCCCCGTCTGCCCCATCTTCATGGTCACAAGAAACGCCTCCGCATCCCGCTACGCTCACTTGTACCGTGGTGTCTACCCCTTCCTGTTCCCCGAGGCCAAGCCCGACTTCAGCAAGGTTAACTGGCAAGAGGATGTCGATCGCCGCATCAAGTGGGGTGTTGAGCACGCTTTGGAGCTCAACGTTGTTAGCAAGGGTGACACTCTGGTCGTTGTCCAGGGCTGGAAGGGCGGCATGGGTAACACCAACACCCTTCGTATCGTCAAGGCCGACCCCGAGCACCTTGGCATTGGAACTTTGTAA
- a CDS encoding WD domain-containing protein, which produces MMHFLGHRRTASQQSIDPETQQQPQQQWRPHHQHRLSASSALWQAAQALGSIGAPAAAAAAATTSPPGSGGPPSSSTFESGLSGGNASSASAAASSSASNATANANVNLNDPPTAGTTAGTGSSSSGTTAGHTRPPLPNPVPSYSSSVYSQQSQQSQYSPYSQQQLQHQQQQQRQSGYFQPNHHSHPSGGPPHAGLGIGLASPSTTSSLQYTPEALKSSSTSTPPASTSASTTTAVAAGAPGPLVPKDPPAVPNFHWDNDYYQNTPNNRNKTISDTTTNSAAATRTPTTATDSASARALQPHQSSHSRSQSHSHSYSHFQSQSQSHSHSHSYSHSYSQSNPYSPSSSSHPPSSSSNIPPFSHSRSQSHSQHNQQRASIPAALLPAHGQHLHRDSPNSLPTHSTATQTSGPPGLSPSVTLLPAPTPSSSSSPSSSSALAAMNQQQQQQQQQQSPQQSQPQFQTGTPRRTGTYSSQSDELHMPAGMIQHGQPSPREYSSSSAAPAAPHIKLEQSSPNSHPQAPPYQSTSSVPNVLQPGGAGGRPPAISANTAPSMSAMQPQQQQQDYQTPSKPPSLSLSHSYSRSSPAAGYEGGSSFAPYTPTTPSGSGSQFMSPPDQKYNAPGSQRNISNTPLGLADIRPRADSSMSDGVPGSAAYELANAQPGTSNYLAPWALYAFDWCKWPPQGNGAGKLAVGSYLEDGHNYIQILDTQMVPTPNDVYQPGTPKINLEFQKVAEATHSYPVTRLLWEPPSSQKQSTDLLATSGDHLRLWSLPSESPVSQNNSITNRARDPAVTKLTPLALLSNSKTPDHTAPLTSLDWNTVSPSLIITSSIDTTCTIWDIPSLTAKTQLIAHDKEVYDVRFCANSVDVFVSCGQDGSVRMFDLRSLEHSTIIYEPTGKDERDANGGRISPTLAQQTMSNPPPLLRLATSPHDTHLLATFAQDSNVIRILDVRHPGQALLELRGHGGSLNSIEWSPTRRGVLASGADDCQVLLWDVYNNNPALGGGSPANGAAQPDNTRSPYASWQCDYEVGNLAWVPHLSSDQGEWLGVSAGRGLWGVKTCGRTGA; this is translated from the exons ATGATGCACTTTCTGGGCCATCGTCGAACAGCCTCGCAGCAGAGCATCGACCCCGAGACACAACAGCAGCCACAGCAACAATGGCGTCCGCACCACCAGCATCGCCTAAGCGCGTCTTCGGCTCTTTGGCAAGCGGCCCAGGCCTTGGGGTCCATTGGAGCCCcggccgctgccgctgccgccgccaccacttCCCCTCCAGGTTCCGGCggtcctccttcttcttctaccTTTGAGTCTGGACTCTCTGGAGGAAATGCTTCGTCAGCGTCAGCGGCAGCGTCATCTTCAGCCTCCAATGCGACTGCCAATGCCAATGTCAATTTGAATGACCCTCCAACTGCAGGTACAACCGCAGGTACAGGTAGTAGTAGCAGTGGTACCACGGCTGGCCACACCCGCCCACCGCTGCCCAACCCGGTACCTTCCTACTCGTCGTCGGTGTACTCCCAGCAGTCGCAACAATCGCAATATTCGCCGTATTCTCAGCAACAACTGCAacaccagcagcagcaacaacgaCAGTCTGGCTACTTCCAGCCCAACCACCACTCACATCCTTCAGGCGGTCCTCCTCACGCCGGGCTCGGCATCGGGCTCGCTTCTCCCTCCACTACTTCCTCCCTTCAATACACCCCGGAAGCCTTGAAGTCATCCTCAACCTCGACACCACCGGCCTCAACGTCCGCATCCACAACAACAGCAGTCGCCGCTGGTGCGCCTGGGCCATTAGTGCCCAAAGACCCCCCCGCCGTCCCCAACTTCCACTGGGACAACGACTATTACCAGAACACGCCGAACAATAGGAACAAGACCATTAGcgacaccaccaccaacagCGCCGCGGCCACTCGTACGCCCACAACAGCGACCGACTCCGCTTCCGCCCGCGCCCTCCAGCCTCATCAGTCCTCCCATTCACGCTCTCAGTCTCATTCTCATTCTTACTCTCACTTTCAATCCCAATCTCaatctcactctcactcccATTCGTATTCCCACTCCTACTCCCAGTCCAACCCCTACTctccctcttcttcctctcacccgccttcctcttcctccaatATCCCTCCTTTCTCCCATTCCCGCTCCCAGTCCCACTCCCAGCACAACCAGCAGCGTGCCTCCATCCCCGCCGCTCTGCTTCCGGCCCATGGCCAGCACCTGCACCGAGACTCTCCCAACTCGCTGCCTACCCACTCCACTGCGACTCAGACATCAGGGCCGCCGGGCCTTTCCCCCTCCGTCACACTGCTGCCCGCGCCAACGccctcctcatcctcctcgCCATCTTCTTCCTCTGCTCTCGCAGCCATGaaccagcaacagcaacagcagcagcagcagcagtcgCCGCAGCAGTCGCAACCCCAGTTCCAAACTGGCACCCCGCGACGCACTGGCACCTATAGCTCCCAGTCAGACGAATTGCACATGCCAGCGGGCATGATCCAGCACGGCCAGCCTTCACCCCGCGAATACTCATCATCCTCTGCTGCCCCCGCCGCACCCCATATCAAGCTGGAGCAGTCCTCCCCAAACTCCCACCCCCAGGCGCCGCCTTACCAGAGCACATCGTCGGTGCCCAACGTCTTGCAACCAGGTGGTGCAGGTGGTCGACCTCCCGCCATCTCTGCCAACACCGCTCCCAGTATGTCTGCCATGCAgcctcagcagcagcagcaagacTATCAGACACCTTCCAAGCCTCCCAGCTTGAGCCTGTCCCACAGCTACTCGCGCTCCTCGCCTGCTGCCGGATACGAAGGTGGCTCGTCCTTTGCGCCCTACACACCCACTACCCCCAGCGGCTCTGGATCCCAGTTCATGTCTCCGCCAGACCAAAAATACAATGCGCCCGGCTCCCAGCGAAACATCTCGAACACGCCCTTGGGCTTGGCCGATATTCGACCCCGCGCCGACTCGAGCATGTCCGATGGCGTGCCCGGTAGCGCTGCATATGAGCTTGCCAACGCGCAACCTGGAACCAGCAACTATCTCGCTCCTTGGGCCCTGTATGCTTTCGACTGGTGCAAGTGGCCTCCCCAGGGCAACGGCGCTGGGAAGCTTGCCGTTGGCAGCTATCTAGAAGATGGACACAACTAC ATCCAAATCCTCGATACCCAAATGGTCCCGACGCCCAACGATGTCTACCAGCCGGGCACCCCCAAAATTAACCTCGAATTTCAAAAAGTCGCCGAGGCTACACATTCCTACCCTGTGACGCGCTTGCTCTGGGAACCGCCCTCCTCGCAGAAGCAGTCTACTGACCTGCTCGCGACGTCGGGAGACCACCTTCGCCTGTGGTCTCTTCCCTCCGAAAGCCCTGTCTCCCAGAACAACTCCATTACCAACCGAGCCAGAGACCCCGCCGTTACGAAACTCACGCCTCTCGCGCTTCTGTCCAACTCCAAGACCCCGGATCATACTGCACCGCTTACTTCGCTAGACTGGAATACTGTTTCACCTAGCTTGATAATCACGTCCAGTATCGATACCACCTGCACGATTTGGGATATTCCGTCGCTGACGGCCAAGACACAATTGATCGCCCACGATAAGGAGGTTTACGATGTCCGCTTCTGCGCCAACAGTGTTGACGTATTCGTGAGCTGCGGACAGGACGGTAGCGTCCGCATGTTCGATTTGCGCAGCCTGGAGCACAGCACCATCATCTACGAGCCCACTGGGAAAGATGAACGAG ATGCCAATGGGGGACGTATCAGCCCTACGCTCGCGCAGCAGACCATGTCGAACCCTCCGCCATTGTTGAGACTAGCAACTTCTCCCCACGATACCCATTTGCTAGCCACATTTGCGCAAGACTCGAACGTCATTCGTATCCTTGATGTAAGACATCCTGGACAGGCTCTTCTCGAACTCAGGGGCCACGGAGGTTCCCTGAACTCCATAGAGTGGTCGCCTACGAGGCGTGGTGTTCTAGCTTCGGGAGCCGACGACTGCCAGGTGCTGCTATGGGATGTGTACAACAACAACCCTGCTCTTGGTGGTGGTTCTCCCGCCAACGGTGCTGCCCAGCCAGACAACACGAGAAGCCCGTACGCTAGCTGGCAATGCGACTACGAAGTCGGCAACCTTGCTTGGGTGCCTCATCTTTCTAGCGACCAGGGAGAGTGGCTGGGAGTCAGCGCCGGCAGGGGCCTATGGGGTGTCAAGACATGTGGGCGAACCGGCGCCTGA
- a CDS encoding zeta-crystallin, protein MVGSSRRKMKAVVIDKFVNDFDEIKVSDIDRPIPTADRYLIQVKAAGVNFVDTLYARGRHQNNRSLVRPPFTLGLEFAGIILSSPPTSEFRPGDRVFGGSTGSYSEIISLDASTPLHRIPPQWTFVQAAGLAATLPVSYAALVQAGIRAGQTVLVHAAAGGLGLMALQVAAALGCRVIGTAGSSEKCNVAQRSGADICINYSEDAAWWDRVLELTDGKGVDVVFDPVGLVDRSLKCIAHRGKILIVGFAGIQDDMEKIAMNRVLLKQVCLIGYRYGESLRRYPEEENAIWNQLKPLMETDKIRPVIYHAEYPGLEHVPRALKDTSNRKIWGKAVITLDNDSDGLPLTKL, encoded by the exons ATGGTCGGAAGCTCGAGACGAAAGATGAAGGCTGTTGTTATCGACAAATTCGTCAAT GACTTTGATGAAATAAAGGTCTCCGACATTGACCGGCCAATCCCTACAGCAGACCGCTACCTCATCCAAGTCAAGGCTGCTGGGGTGAACTTTGTCGATACCCTCTAT GCCAGGGGAAGACACCAAAACAACCGATCCCTGGTACGGCCGCCCTTCACACTAGGCCTCGAGTTCGCCGGCATCATCCTCTCATCACCGCCTACCTCCGAATTCCGTCCTGGCGATAGAGTCTTCGGAGGCAGCACAGGTTCTTACAGCGAGATCATCTCCCTCGACGCCTCGACGCCCCTCCATCGCATCCCTCCCCAATGGACATTCGTCCAAGCCGCCGGGCTAGCCGCCACGCTCCCCGTCTCCTACGCAGCGCTCGTCCAAGCTGGCATAAGAGCCGGCCAGACTGTCTTGGTCCATGCCGCTGCAGGTGGGCTCGGTCTGATGGCCCTTCAAGTTGCCGCTGCCTTGGGATGCCGGGTGATAGGGACGGCGGGCTCATCCGAGAAGTGCAACGTGGCCCAACGTTCGGGGGCTGATATTTGCATCAACTACTCTGAGGATGCAGCGTGGTGGGATCGTGTGCTGGAGCTGACTGACGGGAAGGGTGTCGACGTAGTTTTTGATCCCGTCGGCCTCGTGGACCGAAGCTTAAAGTGCATTGCTCACAGAGGCAAGATACTGATTGTAGGGTTCGCTGGTATCCAGGACGATATGGAGAAAATCGCCATGAATAGAGTCCTACTCAAGCAGGTGTGTTTGATAGGTTAT CGATACGGCGAGAGCTTGCGACGGTATCCTGAAGAGGAGAATGCCATCTGGAACCAGCTGAAACCCTTGATGGAAACTGATAAAATCCGGCCTGTCATCTATCACGCTGAGTATCCTGGTCTTGAACATGTTCCCAGGGCTCTCAAGGACACGTCAAACCGCAAGATTTGGGGCAAAGCAGTCATCACTTTGGATAATGACAGTGATGGTCTGCCTTTGACAAAGCTTTAA
- a CDS encoding mRNA-capping enzyme subunit beta: MDLRSLMNTSDDGGERPRAAAAAAAAAAAGGPPPGHPTHVHAHGHQHPPPQHLAPKHQRHPQQQQHHHHHQQQQQQQQQQQQQPPPQPPYQQQAPTTPSQATTAYAFRESAYSHALHSSPGKPPAPQEYAVHPQASTPSYPPQSPYQTPGPYPGRPAPPPLQAGAPAPYADARSPQSASMPGPSPYRHTPTSSVSGPSGGYPFPPTGPSQEAASPVQRHQQYPPSNAFPPRDGYPHPSGATAPQYAQQQQPPPPQQHMPQTPPIGTPVSGHPYLHQRSQSNHSTPTPTSAHSQHPQHPGQPYPLHGSPVATTHPPPDFNRQLSQPPTPLGPPSTGPRQSSTAPSFTQPQSPYQQRLSASHLAQATPPPPPPPVRMPSSSHSTHERRSLSHSERDRSISVSPKTRIPSLPSSIGGQTEPEVRPHPSVTNMVEPERERAATPAKRKLADRDLSPRELERKEPRPPPAELNGGPAISRSPVMQRKRKIHATPPIWAQTWNARENKRLKLANFELQKRGPPHINGKSESVKQDSTSRHTSPEAARSTAPPVQEPPPPPKAESLLGPWEESILGTRPYEELSKTIADFLFKNVTLHPDSGEIIGRGVQFEIEAKMGQLIDRDTNDRVERAIGSECVLHDTGRLAFRSSMTEAQHKGLNEFLNTMVVQTDPRNPNARGRVQVQYKHRREIDKFYELPNALQARLPGCVRSLLGNRRSIKVRVTYDQKTQQVLAKIVKARVADIHLHLPTCPLDCRLSINLEMAWDGSVEELESVAVGHADKFPDRNKDRLSYKQNHYQIDLTQVTQMMPGPGNTSQMSKEHELEIELSPEIVIDQQRRAMRNEPHQYQQLVEAFVDNVRVLARKSREFV; encoded by the exons ATGGATTTGAGGAGTTTGATGAACACGTCCGACGATGGGGGGGAGAGGCCgcgtgctgctgctgctgctgccgctgccgccgccgctggtgGTCCTCCTCCGGGCCATCCTACTCATGTTCACGCCCATGGCCATCAGCATCCACCTCCTCAGCATCTCGCGCCGAAGCATCAGCGTCAtccgcaacagcagcagcaccaccaccaccaccaacaacagcagcagcagcagcagcagcaacagcaacaaccGCCACCACAGCCACCGTACCAGCAACAGGCCCCCACGACGCCTTCCCAGGCTACGACGGCCTATGCCTTCAGAGAATCGGCGTACAGTCACGCATTGCATTCATCCCCCGGTAAACCGCCAGCACCTCAGGAATATGCCGTACATCCCCAGGCCTCGACCCCGTCGTATCCTCCGCAGTCGCCTTATCAGACTCCGGGCCCGTATCCCGGCCGGCCAGCGCCGCCGCCCCTTCAAGCTGGTGCTCCTGCCCCTTATGCCGATGCGCGATCACCCCAGAGTGCATCCATGCCAGGCCCGTCTCCGTATCGTCATACGCCGACATCTTCCGTTAGCGGTCCCAGTGGAGGTTACCCCTTCCCGCCGACCGGTCCGTCTCAGGAAGCTGCCAGCCCTGTGCAACGACACCAGCAATATCCGCCATCCAACGCGTTCCCCCCGAGAGACGGCTATCCTCATCCATCTGGTGCAACCGCGCCTCAGTACGCTCAACAGCAGCAACCGCCGCCACCGCAGCAGCATATGCCTCAAACACCGCCCATTGGGACCCCTGTTAGCGGACACCCATATCTCCATCAGCGCTCACAATCAAACCATTCAACTCCTACACCTACATCTGCTCATAGTCAGCATCCGCAGCATCCCGGCCAGCCATATCCTCTTCACGGCAGTCCTGTGGCGACGACGCATCCGCCGCCCGATTTCAACCGGCAGCTCTCGCAGCCTCCGACCCCACTGGGCCCGCCCTCGACCGGGCCTCGACAATCTTCCACTGCACCAAGCTTTACACAACCACAAAGCCCGTATCAACAGAGACTATCCGCCTCACACCTCGCTCAAGCCACacctccaccaccacctcccCCAGTTCGCATGCCCAGTTCCTCCCACAGCACCCACGAACGAAGATCATTATCACATAGTGAACGCGACCGAAGTATTAGCGTCAGCCCCAAGACCAGAATACCGAGTTTGCCGAGTAGCATTGGTGGGCAGACAGAACCAGAAGTGCGACCACACCCAAGCGTCACCAACATGGTGGAACCCGAACGCGAACGCGCTGCGACGCCCGCCAAGAGAAAACTCGCCGACCGAGACTTGAGTCCCAGGGAATTGGAACGGAAGGAGCCACGGCCCCCGCCGGCAGAGCTCAATGGCGGACCCGCCATCTCTAGGTCACCCGTGATGCAACGAAAGAGAAAGATCCACGCGACACCCCCAATTTGGGCTCAGACTTGGAATGCTCGAGAAAATAAGAGGCTCAAGCTGGCCAATTTCGAGCTCCAGAAACGAGGGCCGCCGCACATCAATGGCAAGTCCGAGTCTGTCAAGCAGGATAGCACCAGCCGCCATACCTCACCAGAGGCAGCGCGATCCACCGCTCCTCCAGTTCAAGAACCGCCCCCGCCGCCAAAGGCCGAAAGTCTGCTTGGTCCTTGGGAGGAAAGCATCCTCGGTACTCGACCTTACGAAGAGCTGTCTAAGACGATCGCCGATTTCTTATTCAAGAATGTCACGCTCCATCCTGATAGTGGGGAGATAATAGGACGTGGCGTGCAGTTCGAAATCGAGGCCAAGATGGGACAGCTCATCGACAGAGACACCAATGATCGTGTCGAGAGAGCGATAGGCTCGGAATGTGTTCTGCACGATACCGGGCGTCTAGCTTTCAGAAGCAGCATGACTGAG GCTCAGCACAAAGGTCTCAACGAATTCCTCAACACCATGGTTGTGCAGACCGATCCCCGAAACCCCAACGCACGCGGCCGAGTACAAGTACAATACAAACATCGACGAGAGATTGACAAGTTCTACGAGCTGCCAAATGCTCTGCAGGCCCGGCTGCCTGGTTGTGTCCGTTCCCTACTAGGTAACAGGCGTTCAATCAAGGTTCGAGTCACATATGACCAAAAAACGCAGCAGGTCCTGGCCAAGATTGTCAAGGCCCGCGTGGCAGATATCCACCTACATCTTCCCACATGCCCACTCGACTGCCGCCTTAGCATCAATCTCGAAATGGCATGGGATGGATCCGTTGAGGAATTAGAAAGCGTGGCTGTCGGCCATGCAGACAAGTTCCCTGACCGGAACAAGGACCGTCTCAGCTACAAGCAAAATCACTACCAGATCGACTTGACCCAAGTGACGCAAATGATGCCTGGTCCTGGA AACACCTCACAGATGAGCAAGGAACACGAACTGGAAATAGAGTTATCACCCGAAATCGTTATCGATCAACAACGCCGCGCCATGAGGAACGAGCCGCATCAATACCAGCAACTTGTTGAGGCATTCGTCGACAACGTCCGCGTCCTCGCGCGCAAAAGCCGCGAATTTGTGTAA